One genomic segment of Photobacterium sp. DA100 includes these proteins:
- a CDS encoding cold-shock protein, translating to MSNKITGSVKWFNETKGFGFITPDNGSADVFVHFRAITSNGFKTLAEGQKVSFNVEQGGKGSQAADVTVL from the coding sequence ATGTCAAATAAAATAACTGGCTCAGTAAAGTGGTTTAACGAAACAAAAGGCTTTGGATTTATCACACCAGATAATGGCAGTGCTGATGTATTTGTTCATTTCCGAGCAATTACTAGTAATGGCTTCAAAACACTAGCGGAAGGCCAAAAAGTCTCCTTTAACGTGGAGCAAGGTGGCAAAGGCTCACAAGCAGCCGATGTTACTGTACTTTAA
- a CDS encoding glycoside hydrolase family 88 protein: MTVTKEKVLQQLKRVYRYQAANQTRSVIRRSGATRFIKDTDWERGVFWSCVAEAWKATDDSEYLDGVMGYTLHTGFRTGAFPRFADDHVCAQAYLDVYPVINIPEALEPTIKAFDIMLDEPKPGHRDWWWVDSLFMAPPAFAALSKVTGERKYVDYMHMAFWDAVDHLYDPDTKLFYRDYRYMPTEVGQKYRDEFGDGGAELREANGEKVFWSRGIGWMLASVPRLMARFPAEFDQQQPYLDLFKNLAAEVIKYQQADGFWRTSLLDPDSFPAPESSATSLFCYGLAWGINNGHLDRETYLPVVEKAWAALESCIHDNGMMGWVQLPAFNPRDVKFDHNIDYGAGAFLLAATQMAYLVE; the protein is encoded by the coding sequence ATGACTGTGACAAAGGAAAAGGTATTACAGCAGCTGAAGCGGGTTTACCGCTACCAGGCTGCAAACCAGACTCGTTCGGTGATCCGCCGCAGCGGCGCGACGCGCTTCATTAAAGATACCGACTGGGAACGTGGGGTATTTTGGTCATGTGTGGCAGAAGCCTGGAAGGCAACCGACGATAGCGAATACCTTGACGGGGTGATGGGCTATACCTTGCACACAGGTTTTCGTACCGGTGCCTTTCCGCGTTTTGCCGATGACCATGTCTGTGCCCAAGCGTATCTGGATGTCTATCCGGTAATCAATATTCCTGAAGCGCTGGAGCCGACCATCAAGGCGTTCGACATCATGCTCGATGAGCCAAAGCCCGGCCATCGCGACTGGTGGTGGGTTGATTCTCTGTTCATGGCACCGCCTGCCTTCGCCGCGTTGTCGAAAGTAACGGGCGAGCGCAAGTATGTCGACTACATGCATATGGCGTTCTGGGATGCGGTTGATCACCTTTACGATCCGGACACTAAGTTGTTTTACCGTGACTACCGTTACATGCCAACAGAAGTCGGCCAGAAGTACCGTGATGAATTCGGTGACGGTGGCGCCGAGCTACGCGAAGCCAATGGCGAGAAGGTGTTTTGGTCACGAGGGATAGGCTGGATGCTGGCATCGGTACCGCGCTTGATGGCGCGCTTCCCGGCCGAGTTTGACCAGCAGCAACCGTACCTTGACCTGTTCAAGAATTTAGCTGCCGAAGTGATCAAATACCAGCAGGCCGATGGCTTCTGGCGCACCAGTCTGCTTGACCCAGACAGTTTCCCAGCACCGGAGAGCAGCGCGACCTCCTTGTTCTGCTACGGGCTTGCCTGGGGGATCAATAACGGTCACCTCGATCGTGAAACCTACCTGCCGGTCGTCGAAAAAGCCTGGGCGGCACTGGAAAGCTGCATCCATGACAACGGCATGATGGGCTGGGTTCAGCTGCCGGCATTCAACCCGCGCGATGTGAAGTTCGACCACAACATCGATTATGGCGCAGGGGCGTTCCTGTTGGCGGCAACGCAGATGGCCTACTTGGTGGAATAA
- the agaF gene encoding PTS galactosamine/N-acetylgalactosamine transporter subunit IIA: MIGIVVSGHINFATGMASAVMAIAGDQEQMAFVDFVESMSTDDLEVALRDAAKQVDGGEGVLFLTDIPGGSPCNRAMAIMMDTDNIELIAGVNLPMIANAAFERDGAKLDELVDTLLEIGGSCLQNMRKELEVMMAPQPELECEDGL; this comes from the coding sequence ATGATTGGAATTGTAGTTTCTGGCCACATCAACTTCGCGACAGGCATGGCTTCGGCGGTCATGGCCATTGCCGGCGACCAAGAGCAAATGGCATTTGTGGATTTTGTCGAATCGATGTCAACCGATGATCTGGAAGTAGCGCTGCGTGACGCGGCCAAGCAGGTCGACGGCGGGGAAGGGGTCTTGTTCCTGACTGATATTCCGGGCGGCTCACCGTGCAACCGTGCGATGGCGATCATGATGGATACCGATAATATCGAGCTGATTGCCGGGGTGAACCTCCCCATGATTGCCAATGCCGCGTTCGAGCGTGACGGTGCAAAACTGGACGAGTTGGTTGATACCCTGCTGGAAATTGGTGGCTCATGCCTGCAGAACATGCGCAAAGAGCTAGAAGTTATGATGGCGCCACAGCCTGAACTGGAATGTGAAGACGGACTGTAA
- a CDS encoding chondroitinase family polysaccharide lyase has protein sequence MKPHLLSYSLPVAFQTLSLCVAAALWTPDTQANADLTAQIESFEANALPADLSGQGISLTTARAIMGDQALVWSWDKADASITLKRHFSRLSDKEANEAKGVYSGYTQVLSFWLYNETPQDNDLRIRLGNASSFTDEFTVNLNFSGWRAVGVSLNNDFNLGQNSSHAATMDLQQLRIQAPRGVASGTLIIDRIMVSVDDNRYQWSDEQVTTRYDVPEIDFGLSSPLPAVSQAELDDAEQIKASLIDAFSGNPGTIDSLESRFAQFEIEKNSQGVISGRHIITDKQQVIYQPDHLSPTDKPDFDQYALLGESDSSGDKLAGYAELMLDLGKAYHHAAFINDRERIADMYLLMTEHLLDQGYTHGSSLVTTHHWGYSGRWWYISALMMEQPLTQKSLLSPVYQALLWFSREFKESFDMALKPDSSNLDYFNTLSRQHLALLLLNPDDQERIALLHKFSQFFSGALAQTPPGTHDGLREDGTAWRHHGHYPGYAFPAFENAAHVSFMLKDSAFEIAEPALDKLKKAMIAGWHYSNPYVPLALSGRHPFTDLSVSRYNNGIKWLAQSYPVLDRTLASIHLQVGNYSQAQSKAIFGEEVEPAALPQGSWSFNGGAFAVHRSGDKMAVIKGYNQDVWSAEIYTNDNRYGRYQSHGSVHVIPAGDPVDNGYQQNGWDWNRNPGATTIHLDYDQLESPKSSTLMLRSDEGLSGATSLDNRFTLFSFKHKAPQNLAQFEPTFVAEKHVLAAGSQLYLSGNGISNQDGQHATETTLFQLAMTPQSSGIWINGQHHDATSFTTELSSGDWLIDDNGVGYYLIEADKVKVRRGAQQSRHNKTKADTSGQFSSAWIDHGVAPANAGYQYVMVMDTTPAEMASLASAFATSPRFSTLERSLDGHVVSDRANNLFGYTSFAASDFSQGPVKHLGTASQLLVQQDKKEMSLSVSSLTLNIGEDDAPTQPVSIRIELAGKWDVDTQGISYYYQGNNTVVTVSSLFGQAATVALSQDGGNDGNGNGGDTGGGEDNGGDGNGNSGQPASGGSGGSSSALGLIMLAILAARRTRL, from the coding sequence ATGAAACCACATCTCCTCTCCTACTCGCTACCCGTAGCTTTTCAAACACTCTCTTTGTGCGTCGCCGCCGCGCTATGGACGCCGGATACTCAGGCCAATGCAGATCTCACCGCTCAAATCGAAAGCTTTGAGGCAAATGCTTTACCCGCTGATTTGAGTGGACAAGGCATAAGCCTCACCACCGCGCGTGCCATCATGGGTGATCAGGCGCTTGTTTGGTCTTGGGACAAAGCCGATGCCTCGATCACGCTTAAACGCCACTTTTCCCGCCTCAGCGACAAAGAGGCCAACGAGGCCAAAGGCGTCTACAGTGGTTATACCCAAGTCCTGTCCTTCTGGCTCTACAACGAAACTCCGCAAGATAATGATCTGCGGATCCGGCTGGGCAACGCTTCGAGCTTTACCGACGAGTTTACCGTTAACCTGAACTTTAGCGGTTGGCGAGCGGTGGGGGTTTCCCTCAACAATGATTTCAACCTCGGCCAAAACAGCTCGCACGCCGCAACGATGGATCTGCAGCAGCTCCGCATTCAGGCGCCGAGGGGCGTCGCTAGCGGCACGCTGATCATTGACCGTATCATGGTCTCGGTCGATGACAATCGCTATCAGTGGTCTGACGAACAGGTCACCACCCGCTACGACGTACCTGAAATTGACTTTGGCCTGAGCTCCCCTTTGCCGGCAGTCAGCCAAGCCGAACTGGATGATGCCGAACAGATCAAAGCCAGCTTGATCGACGCATTTTCCGGCAACCCCGGTACGATTGACAGCCTGGAATCTCGCTTTGCCCAGTTTGAAATTGAAAAAAACTCGCAGGGGGTGATCTCCGGTCGCCATATCATTACCGACAAACAACAAGTTATCTATCAACCCGACCACCTTTCGCCAACCGACAAACCAGACTTTGATCAGTATGCACTGCTTGGCGAAAGCGACAGCAGTGGTGACAAGCTCGCTGGCTACGCAGAGCTGATGTTAGATCTCGGCAAGGCCTATCACCACGCTGCCTTCATCAACGATCGGGAGCGAATCGCCGACATGTACCTGCTTATGACAGAGCATTTGCTCGATCAGGGCTATACACACGGCAGTAGCCTTGTCACTACCCACCACTGGGGTTACAGCGGAAGGTGGTGGTATATTTCTGCGCTGATGATGGAACAACCACTGACCCAAAAAAGCCTACTGTCACCCGTATATCAGGCCCTGCTGTGGTTCTCCCGCGAGTTCAAGGAAAGCTTCGATATGGCGTTGAAACCTGATAGTTCTAACCTGGACTATTTCAACACCCTATCCCGCCAGCATCTGGCACTGTTGCTGCTCAACCCTGACGACCAAGAGCGGATTGCCCTGCTGCATAAATTCAGCCAATTCTTTTCCGGTGCGCTGGCCCAAACCCCGCCGGGTACCCACGACGGGCTGCGTGAGGATGGCACTGCATGGCGCCACCATGGCCATTACCCCGGCTACGCATTCCCGGCCTTTGAAAATGCCGCCCATGTCAGCTTCATGCTGAAAGATTCAGCCTTCGAAATTGCCGAACCGGCACTCGACAAGCTGAAAAAAGCCATGATTGCTGGCTGGCACTACAGCAACCCGTATGTTCCCCTTGCCCTGTCCGGCCGCCATCCGTTTACCGATCTCAGCGTCAGCCGCTACAACAACGGCATCAAATGGCTGGCCCAGAGCTACCCGGTACTGGATCGCACCCTGGCTTCGATTCACCTCCAGGTAGGCAATTACAGCCAAGCACAGAGCAAGGCAATTTTTGGCGAGGAGGTTGAGCCGGCCGCGCTGCCTCAGGGCAGCTGGAGCTTCAACGGCGGTGCATTTGCCGTCCACCGCAGCGGGGACAAAATGGCAGTTATCAAAGGCTATAACCAAGATGTCTGGTCGGCGGAAATCTATACCAATGACAACCGCTACGGCCGCTATCAGAGCCACGGCAGCGTACACGTGATCCCCGCGGGTGATCCGGTCGATAACGGCTACCAGCAAAACGGCTGGGACTGGAACCGCAACCCCGGCGCAACAACTATCCATCTCGACTATGACCAGCTGGAAAGCCCGAAGTCTTCGACCCTCATGCTGCGATCGGATGAAGGCCTGAGCGGGGCCACCTCGCTGGACAATCGCTTTACCCTATTTAGTTTCAAGCACAAGGCCCCACAAAACCTAGCCCAGTTCGAGCCGACTTTTGTTGCCGAAAAACATGTGCTTGCCGCTGGCAGCCAGCTGTACCTGAGCGGCAACGGGATCAGCAACCAAGACGGCCAGCATGCCACCGAAACGACCCTGTTCCAATTGGCAATGACACCGCAATCCTCGGGAATTTGGATCAACGGCCAGCACCATGACGCCACGAGCTTCACCACCGAGCTAAGCAGCGGCGACTGGCTCATCGATGACAACGGGGTTGGCTATTACCTGATCGAAGCCGACAAGGTGAAGGTGCGCCGCGGCGCCCAGCAGTCACGCCACAACAAGACCAAGGCTGACACTAGCGGGCAATTCTCGTCGGCATGGATAGATCATGGCGTAGCCCCCGCTAATGCCGGCTACCAATATGTCATGGTCATGGATACCACCCCAGCCGAGATGGCCAGCCTCGCCAGTGCGTTTGCGACCTCCCCTCGCTTTAGCACTCTCGAGCGCAGCCTCGACGGCCACGTGGTCAGCGATCGCGCCAACAACCTCTTCGGTTACACCAGCTTTGCAGCCAGCGATTTCAGCCAGGGGCCGGTGAAACACCTTGGAACCGCCAGTCAGCTTCTGGTGCAGCAGGACAAGAAAGAGATGTCACTCAGCGTCTCCTCATTGACGCTCAACATCGGTGAAGATGACGCCCCCACCCAGCCGGTCTCGATTCGCATTGAGCTGGCCGGGAAATGGGATGTCGATACCCAGGGGATCAGCTACTACTACCAAGGCAACAATACCGTTGTGACGGTTTCGAGTCTGTTCGGCCAAGCTGCCACCGTTGCCCTGAGCCAGGACGGCGGCAACGACGGTAACGGCAACGGCGGCGATACCGGAGGCGGAGAGGATAACGGAGGCGACGGCAATGGCAACAGCGGCCAGCCAGCCTCTGGCGGCAGCGGCGGCTCCAGTTCGGCCTTAGGCCTGATCATGTTGGCTATATTGGCCGCAAGAAGAACCAGGTTGTAA
- a CDS encoding PTS system mannose/fructose/sorbose family transporter subunit IID: MASDITAGKLADKNSKVESLVDDIDSYEDTTPRKVITKRDLWMCSLRGLFMEGNFNFERMQAGGFAYSIIPALKKIHGNNKRDFAKSLKNHLQFFNASPKLFTFLLGTAIAMEENKEKPSTVNVMKVAGMGPTGGIGDAIDHMTLMPLTLALGASIAMEGSIAGPFVFFFLYQIVHFAVYFGLMFMGYKAGTAAMVNMSDATEKLAKAANIMGIFVIGALSATFIRVQTTASLELGGKVVELQGALFDKIMPNLLPLCLVFFMFKMVKGTGFWAKPPVLIFSTLAAGVVGHFFGIL, translated from the coding sequence ATGGCATCTGATATCACCGCAGGCAAGCTAGCCGATAAAAACAGCAAGGTTGAAAGTCTGGTTGATGATATTGATTCATACGAAGACACAACGCCGCGCAAAGTAATTACCAAACGTGACCTGTGGATGTGTTCGCTACGCGGCCTGTTCATGGAAGGTAACTTTAACTTCGAGCGTATGCAGGCGGGTGGTTTTGCCTACTCGATTATCCCGGCGCTGAAAAAGATCCACGGCAACAACAAGCGTGACTTTGCCAAGTCTTTGAAGAACCATCTTCAGTTCTTCAACGCGAGCCCGAAACTGTTCACTTTCCTGCTTGGCACTGCCATTGCGATGGAAGAGAACAAGGAAAAACCATCAACCGTTAACGTGATGAAAGTGGCCGGTATGGGCCCGACAGGCGGGATCGGTGATGCGATTGACCACATGACCCTGATGCCGCTGACCCTAGCGCTGGGTGCGTCGATTGCGATGGAAGGCTCGATTGCTGGTCCGTTCGTGTTCTTCTTCTTGTACCAGATTGTTCACTTCGCTGTGTATTTCGGCCTGATGTTCATGGGCTACAAGGCCGGTACGGCCGCCATGGTGAACATGAGCGATGCTACCGAGAAGCTGGCGAAAGCGGCCAACATCATGGGTATCTTCGTGATTGGTGCGCTGTCGGCAACCTTTATCAGGGTGCAGACCACCGCCTCGCTGGAGCTTGGGGGCAAGGTCGTCGAGCTGCAAGGTGCACTGTTTGACAAGATCATGCCGAACCTGCTGCCGCTGTGCTTGGTGTTCTTCATGTTCAAGATGGTGAAGGGCACCGGGTTCTGGGCTAAGCCGCCGGTACTTATCTTCTCCACCCTTGCTGCCGGTGTGGTAGGCCACTTCTTCGGCATCCTTTAA
- a CDS encoding CBM9 family sugar-binding protein: MKKLLGLSALLVGSVVAGQAAAEEVQPTYHVQYTEQAPVIDGKGEDSAWAGAKTLTQFTFPWRSEMAPATEFKALWDEQAFYFRYRVADKHLAIGTDPERAILDSDRAEIFLAKDPSLSSYYTMEIDPKARVFSAKASYDTKAKKRASLDSSWQWPGLETKASIKDDGYIVEGKLPLATLDKLGLWQDDDKSELLCALMRAEFTPQSDGSLDMGWMTWVDPNTPKPNFHNPGTFGNCKLVK, from the coding sequence ATGAAAAAGCTGTTGGGATTATCAGCCCTGTTAGTGGGCAGCGTCGTTGCCGGTCAAGCGGCAGCAGAAGAGGTGCAGCCTACCTATCACGTTCAGTATACCGAGCAGGCACCAGTGATTGACGGCAAGGGTGAGGATAGCGCATGGGCCGGGGCGAAAACATTGACCCAGTTTACGTTCCCTTGGCGGAGCGAAATGGCACCGGCAACCGAGTTCAAGGCGCTTTGGGACGAGCAGGCTTTTTACTTCCGCTATCGAGTAGCGGATAAGCACCTGGCCATTGGCACCGATCCTGAACGGGCTATTTTGGACTCTGATCGCGCAGAAATCTTCCTTGCCAAAGACCCGTCGCTATCAAGCTACTACACCATGGAAATCGACCCGAAAGCGCGCGTGTTCAGCGCCAAGGCATCGTATGACACCAAAGCCAAGAAACGCGCGTCACTCGATAGCAGCTGGCAATGGCCGGGGTTGGAAACGAAAGCCAGCATCAAAGATGATGGCTATATCGTAGAAGGCAAGCTGCCGCTTGCGACATTGGATAAATTGGGGCTGTGGCAGGATGACGATAAGTCAGAGCTACTGTGTGCCCTGATGCGAGCCGAGTTTACTCCTCAATCTGACGGCAGTCTGGATATGGGCTGGATGACCTGGGTTGACCCGAACACACCAAAACCTAACTTCCATAATCCAGGTACGTTCGGTAATTGTAAGTTAGTTAAGTAA
- the nagA gene encoding N-acetylglucosamine-6-phosphate deacetylase: MRYALLADQVFTPAGIETGSAVIVEDGLIADVTSSIPADCEVVRLAGQSIMPGFVDIHIHGRNGFDVMDATDTALQSISDALPQTGVVAWVGTTVTAPWQDIIDALAAVRQFTDQPQQQGAELLGSFLEGPYFTEPHRGSHPPAFLKAPTVAELEQLKETAGASLLRAALAPESEGAMDTISWLSAQHIKPSVAHTDATYAQVTEAHQRGADCGVHLFNGMRGLHHREPGCCGAVLYHDMLAELIADGVHVNPVMMNLAYRIKGYRGIALITDCMRAGGLSDGEYQLGAQMISVTNGEARSPCGSLAGSTCSLDQAVRNMVNLTGVPVWEAVQMASYVPAVYLGLAERLGGVAKGMEASLTMMDADLQVQGTMIKGQWAFKA, from the coding sequence ATGCGTTATGCCTTGCTTGCCGATCAGGTTTTTACTCCAGCGGGTATCGAAACCGGTAGTGCCGTAATTGTCGAAGATGGCCTGATTGCTGATGTTACATCATCCATACCGGCAGACTGCGAGGTGGTTCGCTTGGCCGGGCAGTCGATTATGCCGGGTTTTGTCGATATCCATATCCACGGCCGAAACGGTTTTGATGTGATGGATGCCACGGATACCGCGCTGCAGTCGATTTCCGATGCGCTGCCGCAAACCGGTGTGGTGGCTTGGGTCGGCACCACGGTAACGGCGCCATGGCAGGACATTATCGATGCCTTGGCTGCGGTTAGGCAGTTTACCGACCAACCGCAGCAACAAGGTGCCGAGCTTCTGGGGAGCTTTCTCGAAGGGCCGTATTTCACCGAGCCTCATCGCGGCTCTCATCCACCGGCCTTCCTGAAAGCGCCGACCGTTGCGGAGCTGGAGCAACTGAAAGAAACAGCAGGCGCCTCATTGTTGAGGGCGGCGCTGGCACCGGAATCCGAAGGGGCGATGGACACGATCAGTTGGCTGTCGGCCCAGCATATAAAGCCATCCGTTGCCCATACTGATGCAACCTATGCCCAAGTGACCGAGGCGCACCAGCGCGGTGCTGACTGCGGGGTGCACCTGTTTAATGGCATGCGGGGGCTTCACCACCGCGAACCCGGTTGCTGCGGGGCCGTGCTGTATCACGACATGCTGGCCGAGCTGATTGCCGATGGGGTGCATGTCAATCCGGTGATGATGAATTTGGCGTACCGCATTAAGGGTTATCGCGGGATTGCGCTGATCACCGATTGCATGCGGGCCGGTGGCCTCAGTGATGGTGAGTACCAGCTTGGGGCGCAGATGATCTCAGTGACAAACGGAGAGGCCCGCAGCCCGTGTGGTTCGCTGGCAGGCAGCACCTGCAGTTTGGATCAGGCGGTGCGAAATATGGTGAACCTGACCGGCGTGCCGGTATGGGAAGCGGTGCAAATGGCGTCTTATGTCCCGGCCGTCTACCTCGGGCTGGCAGAGCGCCTGGGCGGCGTTGCCAAGGGGATGGAGGCCAGTTTGACCATGATGGATGCTGATCTTCAGGTGCAAGGAACAATGATCAAAGGGCAGTGGGCATTTAAGGCGTAA
- the agaW gene encoding PTS N-acetylgalactosamine transporter subunit IIC: protein MFFEATLVAIWAFFCGIDKYDVALNIHRPLITGPVVGLIMGDMQIGLIAGATLELAWLGLVPNAGAQPPDVTLGTIAAVAFAVMTGQSAEVAMGVGMPIAVLMQMLVIGFFALTAFTMGKADRFAEQGDSDGIDRLLITTISLRALMYSLVAFITVYFGEHAATWIDENAPKVLLEGLGIGAKMVPAIGFAMLLKIMWSKEVAGVFFIGFVMTTYLKLPIMAVAVLGASAAALYYFFSGNNGTNNNQVEEFEDGI, encoded by the coding sequence ATGTTTTTTGAAGCTACGCTGGTCGCAATTTGGGCGTTCTTCTGTGGTATCGATAAATACGATGTCGCGTTGAACATCCACCGTCCGCTCATTACCGGCCCGGTTGTCGGGTTGATCATGGGTGATATGCAAATCGGTCTGATTGCCGGTGCCACCCTGGAGTTGGCTTGGTTAGGCCTAGTGCCAAATGCAGGGGCTCAGCCGCCTGATGTTACCTTGGGTACCATTGCTGCTGTCGCTTTCGCGGTGATGACTGGCCAGTCAGCGGAAGTCGCGATGGGTGTGGGTATGCCAATCGCCGTCTTGATGCAGATGCTGGTTATCGGTTTCTTCGCTCTGACAGCCTTCACGATGGGCAAAGCGGATCGCTTCGCCGAGCAGGGAGACTCTGATGGCATTGACCGCTTGCTGATCACCACAATTTCGCTGCGTGCCCTGATGTACTCACTGGTCGCCTTTATCACCGTGTACTTCGGTGAGCATGCTGCAACCTGGATTGATGAAAACGCACCAAAAGTTCTGCTAGAAGGTCTGGGCATCGGCGCCAAGATGGTTCCAGCAATCGGTTTTGCCATGTTGCTTAAAATCATGTGGTCGAAGGAAGTTGCGGGTGTGTTCTTTATCGGCTTCGTGATGACGACATACCTCAAGCTGCCAATCATGGCCGTGGCGGTCCTGGGCGCATCAGCCGCAGCGCTGTACTACTTCTTCAGCGGTAACAATGGAACTAACAACAATCAAGTCGAGGAATTTGAAGATGGCATCTGA
- the kduI gene encoding 5-dehydro-4-deoxy-D-glucuronate isomerase has product MEIRQPIHSEHAKQLDTAGLREQFLIEEMFQLGQLNLTYSHIDRIIVGGAVPAETDLELVGGKELGVDYFLERRELGVINIGEPGVVWVDGETFEIGSREALYVGKGAKEVKFSSISAQKPARFYINSAPAHHSYPTRKITREQAAPETLGSQENCNVRTINKYLHPSVLPTCQLSMGLTELAPGSLWNTMPCHTHERRMEVYLYFNMQADNLVFHYMGEPQETRHIVVRNEQAVISPSWSIHSGVGTAAYTFIWSMVGENQTFHDMDHVAMSDLK; this is encoded by the coding sequence ATGGAAATTCGTCAACCAATTCACAGTGAGCATGCCAAGCAGTTGGATACCGCCGGTCTGCGAGAGCAGTTTTTGATCGAAGAGATGTTTCAGCTCGGCCAGCTCAACCTGACCTATAGCCACATTGACCGCATTATTGTCGGTGGTGCGGTACCGGCAGAGACAGACCTGGAACTGGTCGGGGGCAAAGAGCTCGGCGTCGATTACTTTCTCGAGCGCCGGGAGCTCGGCGTGATCAATATCGGTGAGCCGGGCGTGGTCTGGGTCGATGGTGAAACGTTCGAAATCGGCAGCCGCGAAGCGCTTTATGTCGGGAAAGGGGCCAAAGAGGTTAAATTCAGCAGTATTTCGGCGCAAAAGCCTGCGCGCTTCTACATAAACAGCGCACCGGCCCATCATAGCTATCCGACCCGCAAGATCACCCGTGAGCAAGCGGCCCCGGAAACTCTGGGTAGCCAAGAGAACTGCAACGTCCGTACCATCAATAAGTATTTGCACCCATCGGTACTGCCGACGTGCCAGCTTTCTATGGGGCTGACCGAGCTGGCACCGGGCAGCCTGTGGAATACCATGCCTTGCCATACCCACGAGCGTCGGATGGAAGTCTACCTCTATTTCAATATGCAAGCCGACAACCTGGTATTCCATTACATGGGAGAGCCGCAGGAAACGCGCCATATTGTTGTTCGCAACGAGCAGGCGGTGATCAGCCCGAGTTGGTCAATCCACTCCGGGGTCGGGACCGCGGCGTACACCTTCATCTGGAGCATGGTTGGCGAAAACCAGACGTTCCACGACATGGATCATGTCGCAATGAGCGACCTGAAGTAA
- the kduD gene encoding 2-dehydro-3-deoxy-D-gluconate 5-dehydrogenase KduD: MNMFDLSGKVAIVTGCDTGLGQGMAVGLAQAGADILGIGYVPAEETREKVEALGRKFHYITANLISDSNKEALNALVDQAVTEMGRVDILVNNAGIIRREDLLDFSEDNWDDVIAINQKAVVFLSQAVAKHFIAQGNGGKIINIASMLSFQGGIRVISYTASKSAVMGITRALATELSPYNITVNAIAPGYMATNNTQALREDQERNKAILERIPVGRWGLPSDMAGPAIFLASPASDYVTGYTLAVDGGWLAR; this comes from the coding sequence ATGAATATGTTTGATCTATCCGGCAAAGTGGCCATCGTGACCGGTTGTGATACGGGCCTTGGTCAAGGCATGGCGGTTGGCCTGGCACAGGCTGGTGCTGATATCCTTGGTATTGGTTATGTCCCTGCAGAAGAAACACGCGAAAAAGTTGAAGCACTGGGCCGTAAGTTTCATTACATCACTGCCAACCTTATTTCTGATTCCAACAAAGAAGCGCTGAACGCTCTGGTTGACCAAGCGGTAACGGAAATGGGCCGTGTTGATATTCTGGTGAACAATGCCGGTATTATTCGCCGTGAAGATCTGCTGGATTTTTCAGAAGACAACTGGGATGACGTTATCGCCATCAACCAAAAAGCGGTTGTATTCCTGTCTCAAGCGGTTGCTAAGCACTTCATTGCCCAAGGTAATGGCGGCAAGATCATCAATATTGCTTCCATGCTGTCGTTCCAGGGCGGTATCCGTGTTATCTCCTACACGGCCTCCAAGTCGGCAGTCATGGGCATCACCCGCGCCCTAGCGACCGAACTGTCCCCTTACAACATTACTGTCAATGCCATCGCTCCGGGTTACATGGCAACCAATAACACTCAGGCACTGCGTGAAGATCAAGAGCGCAACAAGGCCATTTTGGAGCGTATTCCTGTTGGTCGCTGGGGGCTGCCATCGGATATGGCCGGTCCGGCTATCTTCCTGGCATCACCGGCTTCAGATTACGTAACAGGGTACACGCTCGCGGTCGATGGCGGCTGGTTGGCTCGATGA
- a CDS encoding GNAT family N-acetyltransferase, with the protein MQVSCRLLGKNDSSAYRVLRLESLQLHPELYGASFKEQSELNKLYFQTLLEEESEQGAMIGAFIGEKLVGLCGLLSLEGGRSLEVVQMYVSQAFRGKSLGSIMLQRAKSVLDSRVENELTLTVYKLNTAAIELYQKSKFELVDQSEKEYRMSYQCSK; encoded by the coding sequence ATGCAGGTAAGTTGCAGGTTACTTGGTAAAAACGATAGTAGTGCGTATAGAGTACTGAGGCTGGAGAGTCTTCAGTTACACCCAGAGCTCTACGGGGCAAGCTTTAAAGAGCAGTCTGAGTTAAATAAACTTTACTTTCAAACGTTGCTGGAAGAGGAAAGTGAGCAAGGAGCGATGATCGGTGCTTTCATCGGTGAAAAGCTCGTGGGTTTATGCGGGCTATTGTCTCTGGAGGGGGGTAGGTCGCTAGAAGTTGTACAGATGTATGTGTCGCAAGCATTCAGGGGTAAATCACTTGGAAGTATCATGCTTCAAAGAGCAAAATCTGTACTTGATTCAAGAGTTGAAAACGAGCTCACCTTAACAGTGTATAAACTTAACACCGCAGCGATTGAGTTATACCAAAAATCAAAGTTTGAGCTCGTTGACCAGTCTGAGAAAGAGTACCGTATGAGCTACCAATGCTCAAAATAG